GATTGTGGGCACCAGGTCCCATGCCTGCAGGGGAGTCTGGGACATGTGTATTCATCTTAATTTAGGGAAGAAAGGACTCATGACATAGGCCACTGTTTCAAGGTGGAGAGAGAAGAGCCGCAGGGGGActtttttttgctgtttctcaAGAGGACCGCAcaaagtcttcaccactgggcgGCTCCTGAGGATCAGCTGAGGTGTCCGGCAAAAGCCGTGATGCTCAGGAATGGCTGTGACAGTGGCACCCCAGCCATCCCTCAAAGAGAAAGAAGCGGGTAACACATGAAACACACACCTGCCATCCCCTGGGGACTCCCAGAGACACCCAAATGCCAGGACCTGGGCTGAACCTGCAAAATCATATCACAGGTCAATCCCTGGCACATGGTAGAAGCCTCTCAAGAGAACTCAGTGAACTTCCTAGAGATACATGAGCTCTGGACTTGGGCCCAGTGGTGAGATGACCAACCCTTATGTGCAGCTGAGATGGGGACAGGTTcacatcctggctctgccatttataTGTCACCTGACTTCTGACCCTCAGTTTGCACATCTGGAAAGTGGGGACAATGCTAACTACTTGGGAGGGTGGCTGTGAGAGACACGCCTACTGCCCGTCCTGTCCATGCAGGGTGTTTAAATACCTAGCACCATGGTTCTcaaaggaggagggaagagagctAAGTAGGGGGTTTTCATCGTCACAGCAACGCTGAGAGGCTGGAGGGCGTGCTGAATCTTGCCACACTCtcatcttctccaccaccaccactgctctCTCGCTCGTCATCTTGAGCAGCAAGGAAGACTTTGCAGATGGAACCAGAGTCACTAACCAGCTCACCTTGAAATGGAAAGATGAGCCTGGATAAGCTGGATGGGCCCCAGGAATCACGTGAACCCTGCAGAGTAGAAAAGGAAGGCAGAATGAGCTGAAGCACCAGAAGTATTCGAGGAGCCTTTGCTGGCCTTGCAACAGAGGGATTTTGTGAGAAGGGACTAAATTTGGCCAAGAACTGGAGACCTTGAAGGAGGGCCCAGAGCCCAAGCAGAGCTGCACCCACAGATGCCACCTTGCCTTTCACATGGTGAGACCCCGAGCAGAGGATCAGCCTGGTCTAACCTGACTCCTGACCTACAGATCCATGAGATTGAAAACGGTGTGCttttttaaagtcactcagtgtgtGATAGTTCATTACACAGCACAGAACACTAAGACAGGAGGGTCATGCCCATTTTTCTAGCTGAGAAACTCTGAGCTCAGACAGACACAGAGTGAGTGGTGGACCAATCAGTGTTTGAACCCAAGTCCCTCTGACTCCAGGCCCATGCTCTCACTGCCCATTCGGCCTGtccaggtgaggaaacaggcacATGAAGCCAGGGCACTCCCAGCACTGGCTCCGCAGCATCAAAACACAGAGGAGGTGGGAACAGAACATGGGGCCCCAGAGGCCCTTGGCTCTTGGATGGGTCCCCAGGAACCACGTGAACCctgaaaagtagaaaaggaagGCAGAATGAGCTGCTGTCTGCATcagcccaccccacccaccacaGCCCCCAGAGTCCGTGGAGTTACACGGACTCTGGGGGCTTTTGGAGTTACTTTTGGAGTCACTGCCCCTCAAAGTCTTAGGTGAAAAGCTCAGCATCACTCAACCAGCTGTGGTTGGACTCCAGGCCACCGGCTTCTCTGTGAAGAGGAGGCCTAAAGACAGCAAGCCCCGGACAGAGGCCCACAGGCACCACCTCTGGGAGACCACAGCTGCTGGGGAAGAGCccatgagggcaggaagaggacTGAAAGCCCACGGGTGGAAGGAGGATTCCTGGGGCAGGGCCATGGGACTGGGGGCCATCAGCTGGCCAATGAGGCCTTTTCGGGCCCAGCAGAATCCTCTTCTGTGTCCTCGTGTCTCTGATCTGTGTTCCAAATCAGAGGAAACAGTTATCCTGTGGGCCAGATCAGACACAAAGATCAAAGATGTATTCAGTTTAGCTGACACGgagcttgaggaaaaaaaaaatctaacccaAATGTTTCAAATTGTGAAGTTTCGCATTAAAAGCCAGATTTCCAACCTCTTTTGAAAAATCAGAAGCTCCAGCCGCGACGCACACTACTTCCCACACGGCCGTGAGGGCTGGAGCTGAGTGGCCACCACACCTTCCGATGGGGCGTGAGTTCTGGGCCACGGTCCCTACTGCCCCCTGCCACCCTCCgcttgcctgcctgcctgccccctgAAGGTACCTGAATTTCCAGTCCTTTAGGCTCAACTTGATTCCATGACCTTACTCTTCTGCCCGTGCCCTGCCCAGTCCTGGGGGTCCCCAGGGGAAGGTGCCCAGCCTCTGTGATGTCAGCAGGGCCGGGAGATGTAGGAGTGCAGGAGCCTCTTCCAGATCTGTCTTTGTGAACAGCTATTTCCAGTGACCCAGTCTGGCTAAGAATTTGGCAGGGGTCAACCCCCTTGATTTCCTGGTGTGGACTGACAGCACATATGGGCACCCATCCTCCCTGCCCTCATGAGCCTGTGGGCACCTTGGTGCTTAATGTGGCAGTTGCACTCAGCCTAAAGGGCAACTGAGAGAGGCAGAAATgaccctccctctccctcacccctgGGGGCAGCTGCCCACATCCACGTGGCCCTCTGGGGAGGCccagctcccaccaccaccactggggCCACCTCCAAGGAAAGTAATCGAAGCCTACTTTGTCTTTAGCCCCCTGGCCTTTGAGGAAAAGGCACTGTAACGGTTTCAGAGGCGACACTTTGCTCCCCTCATTGTGAGCTGAGATACGGGCGCTGTAATGGAAGAGACAAGAAATGAGTAGCGactaggggagggaggtggaaaaattaaattttgcGTGATCAGCAAGGTTTCAAACAATCGCTCGCCAACTGAAGTGGGTGCCACGTCTATAAGTCATTCTGTTTTATAGACCATTAGGATCTCCAGAGAGAACCTGCATGGAGACCACTGCTTTTTGTTGAAATTAAAatgtcagagaaaaagaaatagaacaaaacagGGAATCTGCAATTAATTACCAGGCCATAAAAATTCAATAATCAGGAGGCAGAGCAGCCGCAGGCCCAGAGGTATCAGAGCCAGCGTAACAAGAATGGAATAcattaatcttttcaaattagttttttaaTCTGACGGGGATATATGGTGACATGCCTCCCCTCCCCGgctgccccccacctccacagGCTCCAGGCTGAAGCCAGGCTCGGAGAGGGAGGCTCTGGTGTGAGCTTGGGGGTTGCCCAAACCCAGACCCCcagacaggaaggagagagggtttGCAGGCCAGGCTGAGCCCAGGGCCCCATTGCCACCTGGTTTGGTGGAAGGGTCTCAGTGGAGGTGCCAGGAAAGCACTTCTTGGGAGTCTGGTTTCCTCTGGGTCAAAAGAGCTCACTGTGGGACCCCCAACCAGGGGGCCAGAGAGGTTAACAAATCAGGGCTGGGGAAGTAAGTGTGAAGTAGTCTCTCTGAGCTTTGGTTTTCTCCTccagaaaatgggaataatactttggccacctaatgcgaagagctgactcacctgaaaagaccctgatgctgggaaagattgagggcaggaggagaaggggacaacagaggatgtgatggctcgatggcatcaccgactcgatgaacatgggtttgggtgggctccaagagttggtgatggacagggaggcctggcgtgctgcggttcatggggtcgcaaagagtccgacaccactgagcgactgaactgaactgaactcacaagGAGGCTGGATCATAGTGCCTGATGCTCAGTGAAACGCCGCTCGCTGTTACTATTTGCACCGCCCTAACAGGCAGTTCCCACAGCCAGGAGCCGGAGGCTTCCCCAGCTCGGTATTCAGAGCATTTGTTGAGCACTTGCTGTGTGCTCAGCTGGGAGCAGGTGGTGGGGGAGAGAACAGTGGCCCCAGTCCTTACCCTGGAGAATAGTCAGGtcagagaaacagttatggggacaAGCAGGATGCAAAAGATCAAAAGGGAGGGGGAAACGCACTACCCTTCCCAGCAGGCCGCTTGCCTGGCGACGGGGCACTAGGGGGGAACTGGGAGGAACTAGGAGGGCTGACTCGAACCCACCCAGCACCCAGACAACAGGCTCCTCCCGTAACCTCTCCCGGGGGGCCGCGGGCTGATTGGTTAAAGGATCAGCCCACCCTTGGGTCTGCAAGGCGATCCCGCCCTCCACTCCTCGTGGTCTACCCACGTACCCGGGCTTCCACAGCTCGGGTCAGTTCTGGGCTCCGGGCCTCTTCAGTTCGCCCGGGTCTTCAGCCTCAGCCAagccgcccccgccccagcccgcGAGCAAGCCGGTCTCTGAGCCTTGCTGGGCCGATCCTCGCCTGGGAAGCTCCCCGCAGCGGAGCTTCAGTCTGCCCAGTGCGTTTTCTGAAGGGCTGGTGTCAGGGGACAGCCTTGGAGCAGCGGCCGATGGAACTGGACTCATTTAAATGTAACACTTATAGCCCACTaagtgccaggctctgtgtgaATCCTTCACCTGGATTTTTCACTCCATttctcccccccctcccccccgccccaccccagggAGGTTGGGACTATGAAGAagcccatttcacagaagaggaaattgtGAAGCTGGGATTGCTCACCAGTTCCCTACGTCCTGTGGTCTCTGAGCTCAGCGTCATGAACACAAGCCAGGACAGCTTCTCTCATTCGCCCACCCCCTTCAGCACACAGCCGGTGCTCTCCTCGCTGTTCAGCGGACAGTATCCCTGCATCCCTGCTGAACAGAGCTGCAAGGGGGACTcacctgccctctgatgccccctcCTCAAGATGTCTTCCCTCCAACCTGTGACCATAACCACAGCTGCCATTTctggagcacctactgtgtgccaggctgtgTGATCTAGTGTCAGTAATGTTAAGACGATGGTCCCAGTTTTACACAAAGgaaaaacagaggctcagagagactgATGGGGCCGAGATCTCACGCCCAAGTCCAGCTGGCACCCAGGATTCTAGCTAAGGATATTGTCTCAGCACCCCATCAACCAGACCTGCCCCAGCTCCTGAACCCCTCCTATGGTTGTGTCCCCCCCAGACACACACTCCTTCAGCCTGACATCCTTGGTGACCTCCCCCAAGAGGCCTCCTCTGATTCTCTCAGTCACTCCCAGGGCTCCTTTAATTTCTATCATTTTGTACCTGTTACTATCCTATTACACCGACAGTCTACTCATCCACTCACATACGCCCCAAGGGGTTCTCAGAAAAAACGGTAGAGATGAGGAAGAAGCAGAGccagaaggtgaaagtgaagtcgctcagtcgtgtctgactctttgagacctcatgaactgtacctgccaggcttctacatccatgggattttccagacaagattactggagtgggttgccctttccttctccaggggatcttcccaacgcagggatcgaacccgggtctcctgcattgcaggcacactctttactatctgagccgctTCAAATTTTCCTCTGGGACTTAGGCCCCTAGACCTCTGGAGTCGGAGGGAGAAACCCAAACATCCGATGTAGTGCTTCCTTCTTGCCCCGCGCAGTTGCTAAAACGGCCACCAGATGACAGCAGAACCCCTCGGGCTGGGGCTTGCAGTAAGGCCATGTGGCCGCCAGATGGTGGTCGAGACCGCGGCTCCGAGGACCCTGCCCCGGCAAGGCGGAGCCGCGAGGGTCCGCGGGTCCTGCGGCGGTCCCAGTAGCCCCAGCGCAAGTAACCTGGACGCCAGCTGCCTCCGGCCCGCACCATGACCCAGCCAGTGCCCCGAATCTCTGTGCCCGCTGCGCTGGCCCTGGGCTCGGCCGCGCTGGGCGTTGCCTTCGCCAGCGGCCTCTTCCTGGGTGAGTAGCGCCGGGCCTTCGGTACCCTAGGCAAAGGCCTCGCGGGGAGACGGGCGGGCGCAGAAGTgaggctgactgtggctgaggCTAACTAACCCCTAGCACTCGAGACCCAGGCCCTGACCCGGCACTACCCCTCCCCGGCAGGGAGATGGTTCCCTCCTTGGCGATCCCGGATAGAGAAGCGCCTGCTGCCCCCTGAGGACAGCCCCCTGTGGCAGTATCTGCTGAGCCGTTCCATGCGGGAGCACCCGGCGCTGCGGAGCCTGCGGCTGGTCAGCAGGGCCGAGAGCGGGACTGGGCGCCCAGCTCGGGCCGGGAGGGACCCACGTGGCCTTGTGACCTTGGGCTGCGGCAGTGTCCCTTTCTGGGCTTCCGGGCTCCCTAGGCCGGGCACCGTGAGCCTTCGGAGGGTCCGCCCTTGAGCCACGCCCACAGCCACGCCCCTGGGGCTCTAAACTTCGGGCGCAGAGGGGTGACTGGCAGAGCTAGTGCGACCTTCTCCTCCCTCGACGCAGCTGACCCTGGAGCAGCCGCAGGGGGATTCCATGATGACCCGTGAGCAGGCCCAGCTCTTGGCCAACCTGGCTCGCCTCATCAAAGCTAAGAAGGCACTGGACCTGGGTAGGCACACGGCCGGGGACACCGGGGACTGGAGTCACCGGGCTGTCACCCTACTCTGGTCTGAGCCTGTCCGTGTCCATTTCCCCAGGCACTTTCACAGGCTACTCAGCCCTAGCGTTGGCCTTGGCCCTTCCCCCGGCCGGGTGCGTGGTGACCTGCGAGGTGGACGCAGGGCCCCCCGAGCTGGGGCGTCCCCTGTGGAGGCAGGTAAGTGTCCCACACACCTGAGCCTTCGTCAGGCCCCTGGAGCCCGACCACTCCCAGCTCCAGGAGAAGGGACATGCTGACTCTGACCCCACTCCTGCAGGCTGAAGAGGAGCACAAAATCGACCTTCGGTTGAAGCCCGCCCTGGAGACCCTGGGTGAGCAACGGAGTGGAAAGGGCCTGGGCGCCATTTCCCTAATGGGACCACCCGGCGCGAGCCAGTGACCCGGTCCGCCAGGCGGGCTTGGGCAGTGACAGCCCCCCGCCACCCGGTCCGCGGCCACACGCAGGGTGGCAGGCCGGCGCCCTCGAGCACCTGAATGGCCACAGCGCCTGGGCCGGCCTGGGCGGGGGCTGCTGGCTGCTGGGACCTGCGGACTCAGCcgcctctgcccctcctcccccgcaAGACGAGCTCCTGGCCGCGGGTGAGGCCGGCACCTTCGACGTCGCTGTGGTGGACGCGGATAAGGAAAACTGCACCGCCTACTATGAGCGGTGTCTGCAGCTGCTGCGGCCCGGAGGTGTCCTCGCTGTGCTCAGTGTAAGGGGCAGCCCCCGGGGGGTAGAAGAGACCCTCTTGGCCTGGGTGCATCTATTCCTCAGGCTTCTCCTCGCCGGTGCTCCAAAGCCCTGCCCAGAACAGTCACTTAAGCTCCTCCCCCAGGGATTCCAACAGAGTTCCCGGGCTTTCCATTCTGCCCTGCTCAGATCCCAGGTCGCCAGCTCTCGCCCCACCTCCTGCTCAGgctccccaggccccgcccccacagTGCCCCGCCCCTCCGCAGGTCCTGTGTCAGGGAGAGGTGTTGCAGCCTAAACCACAGGACAAGGCGGTCCAGTGTGTTCAAAACCTGAACGAGCGCATTCTGCGGGATGCCAGGGTCCACATCAGCCTCCTGCCCCTGGGCGACGGCCTCACCTTAGCCTTCAAGATCTAGGGCTGGCCCCTAGTGAGTGGCATCAAGGGAGGGGCCCTGGAAACCCCAGCCATTCCACGCCTGCTTTGAATCGACAATAAAGTGAGGCCTGGGACACGATCTTCTTGTGCTTCAGTGGTGCAGGGAGGGAAGGCCACTTCTTCACCAAAAGGGAACCTTTTGGCCACAGACATTCATCCCCTCCCTGGCACACTCCAGAGGACCCGCTGGCACCAGAGGGCTGTGGCCTGACCACAGGAACTTCCAGCTGACTGGAGGCAGATATTAAGTTTTAACTGACCCGCCCACATGCAACTGGTTAGAAACCCCAGATCCTTATGGAGattttcctccaggggaccaaAGGGCTGGGAGACTGGTAGAGGCCTCTTGGACTCCCTCTTTACATCTCTTCCTAAGAGAAGCAAATGAAGTTACTGTTCACTGAAGCTAGGACACTAGTGGAGAag
This portion of the Capra hircus breed San Clemente chromosome 28, ASM170441v1, whole genome shotgun sequence genome encodes:
- the COMTD1 gene encoding catechol O-methyltransferase domain-containing protein 1, producing the protein MTQPVPRISVPAALALGSAALGVAFASGLFLGRWFPPWRSRIEKRLLPPEDSPLWQYLLSRSMREHPALRSLRLLTLEQPQGDSMMTREQAQLLANLARLIKAKKALDLGTFTGYSALALALALPPAGCVVTCEVDAGPPELGRPLWRQAEEEHKIDLRLKPALETLDELLAAGEAGTFDVAVVDADKENCTAYYERCLQLLRPGGVLAVLSVLCQGEVLQPKPQDKAVQCVQNLNERILRDARVHISLLPLGDGLTLAFKI